The region GACAAGTGTCATCGTtagtattatgaaatgtggataaaaagagaaaatctacattatttaaaagaatctcgtgttatatattaaaatatcgtAAAATAGTAGATATTACTCTTTCTAAATATTTCCTCAGCGGGGGAGAATGAAGGCAAAGTGGCGGGAGATAGCGAGCAcccaaaatcaaaaacaaaagcACATTCATATAAacacttttgtttatttttttcccaGAAGGTTGTTATTGCTATGCTAAGAAAAAAGAAACGTGATGGAGGAAATGAAGGAGAAGAATTGGAGAATGGAAGCGGAGGAGAATTTGCAGAGGCTGCAATCTCTTCTGTTGGGCGCGGAACACGCTCTAGCAAGAGAGGACTTCGCCTCCGCTCACGTCCTCGCGCTTCGTCTTCTCGGCTTCCTCGACGTGAAATCCTACTCTGACGCCGTCGATGAGGCCTTCCTTCAACCGACTCGACGCGACGCACTCTCCAAGCTTCACACCGCTCGCAAATCCCTCACCCCTCTATCTGATCGGTGCGTTCTTTTGACAATGATTTGATCCTACTCCTCAACAATCGAATGTTTTGCTTGAactttgtgatttttatttttatttttatatagacTGACAAtgctaaaaattttaaagaattcgGTGAAAATCAAATGGCGTAATTAAGTGTATTCTACCAGATTAATTAGCTTTCACATATGCGCAtcttaggaaaaaaaattgtgaaacaCTTTTTCATAAgttgaaattagtttatgcatAATAATTTAATCGGTTGAAGTTATGtgagttattttcttttctcatttaaaagtttttatgaaaaaaagttaTCTGGAAGTGTAGGTTTTGTAGAACTTTCGAATGGCAACATGTGAAGTCATATTAAATGCAAATTTTTACTACTTGAtggtggattttttttttttcattctgcATATATATTACAgccataaaaaaatatctatcatACTCGTAGGTGTGGCTGTAATATAGTGGACTTTGCAGTATTCGCAACCAGATCACTCTAAAATTGAGGAGTGaattatattatagttttatagtTGTTCCTACTTAACTTTAATCTTTCTAATCTTTTGAACTTTAATCACACTCAAATGATTTAATGAGAATTCTGGTCACCATACCGGTGGggagaattaaaaaatattgatgtcCTAGCGGCAATTGTGGTTGCAAATAGTTTTTAGACTCTTGAATATTCGTTAACTCTCCCATCTGTTCTGGTATCGTTTTTCTGTTGTTGTCTTCATGCTTCTGAACATTTTGGTACCTGTTATTTAACTAGGCAAGCTTTTGAGCAAGCAAAGAAATCTCCAGGATACATTTTTGGCACAACAGGAGATATTGACATTGAGAAGATTCAGAGTTCAAAGTACTTCCGTGCTCTTGTCAACCAATCTAAAGAAAAAGACGCGTATAAATTGGTAAGACATGCTAACAACCACAgttattaaaatcaatttagttattGTTTTCTGTTCCTCGGTATTCTTGACATCGTTATTTGTGAATTagatttcttttcttaaaaaaattattatttcagaTTGATCACCTGGGAAAACAGGACAAAACGGGCAGCAAAGCCTCGAAGCAAATGGTGCAAACGAAGCTACCATCCATGTATGGGAAAAGCAGCTTGTGGACTAGCAACTGTTCCCAGAGTTCTTTGAACATGAAAAATTACAGTTCCGAGGATTGCAGGATTCTTGGTAGGCCTCAATCTCAAGCCAGCCATACAAAGGGTCTTGGTGTCTCTTCTATCTTTCAAGTTGAAGGAGAAGAAAGAGCTTTTGGAAACACATTCTCCACCAAACGTGTACACGTGGAAGCTAATAGCCCCAGAGTTGGATACTTGAAGTCACCTTCAAATAAGGACGAAGTTCACCCTGATGTCTGTGGCAAAGGGTTTATTACCGCTAGAGCAAAACTGGTATAATTAGTTTACCTTATTTATCTACTTTCTGCTTTTTTCTCCCAATGCGTTTGACAATTATGAGcgttttatttctattttatcaaatttggtgcatgaatttttaatttgtctttATAGTGATTGATAGGAAAATACTGTTGTTTGTTTCTGTACATGCGTTTTGCCAGTTCCTACCTATATATAGGAACTGTGGTTGCAAAAGTTATAGAAAAAACTAGTATCGAATTGATTCTCTTACCTAAATATATTCGTGGAATCTAAAGTTGGATTCCGATTCTATATCTCTTCGTGTTGTTTCAAACacctatatttctttttctcttttcccttACCTTTTTCCTATCAATTGGTATTAGTTGGGTTTGATCCAATTAGTAGTCTCATAACTGATTCAACATGCAAGGTGTGGTGttaaaagaaatggaagaacGTATTTCTGTTTGTTTGGCAGAGTTAGTTGGCTCCTCGAACTCACTATTGCTGATTCTTTGAAAGAAATTGTTCAAGAATTAGCTAACTAATCTTCTTTTGGTGACTtgaattcttttaataattgaggccaatatgattttttttttgtcgtaATTAATCATACACCGGGGGATATTCAAGATCAATTATCTATAGTCCATTTGAAAGGCCGCACATTACAATGACACAGAGTGGACATTTCTTCTTTAGTTTCAGGGGTGACTTATAGTGCCATGATGAAAGAGAGATTTGGAGATGTCTGTGTGGACCCCATGACTGATTTGGTGCAGTTTCGGCAGATTTCATCAATGATTGAATATCATGAATCCTGTGAAGCAATTATTAATAGATTCAACCTTTCTGAACAATATATGTTGAATTGTTTTCTTGGAGATTAAAGAAAGATATTTAAGTGTTGGTGCGTTTGTTTCGGCCCATGACAGTGCAAAAAGCTTTTGTGTTAGCTTGGGATGTACGAAGTGGCTAATACATCTCTGTCATTGGAATCTTGGTGGCAATTCAACAAGACTAAGGGCATATTAGGGCCTAAACCTGTACCACCGGTGAAGTCAGTTGTGATTCAATATTTTGAAACTCGTAAGCCTCACTCAACACGAACATTGACACCAACTTTTATGAATGAAAGAAGTGCCAATGGTCTTTGTTACTTTTGTGATGAACCCTATACGGTGGGACACAATTTGATGCacaaaaaattacaagaaaggTTTAAGGGATTAATAATTGCGTCAAAAGGCTTCATGATATTTAGTCACTAATGCTTTCTGCTGGAGTTTCATCAAATCTGCCATGGGGTCCTTATAGACATCTCCAAATGTCTCTTTGACCAAGGCATTcaagaaactaaaaaacaattGTGAAATTTTGTCCACACCATGTGCCATTGTAATGTGTGGCCTTTTAGATGGACTATAGCTAATTGAACCTGAATATTTTCGTGTTTATGATCATTTAGTAAAATGTTTTCACTGATACTGTCATTAGTCGACATTTTCTCCATCAAATCGCGGGAAATCAATTCCTGCTATTCTTGTAAGAATAAGTACTAGTTCTCGGAGTGCCTCATTTATTAAAAGGGTTAAAGTCATTGTCAGAAGATTGGTTGACTAATTCTTGAACGGTTTCTTTCAAAGAATCATCTATAGTGTGATGGAGGGAGTCAGCTAACTCTGCCAAACAAGCAAAAAGATGTTGTTCCATTTCTTTTACCACCACACCGTTGCATGTAGATCAGCCATTAGATTGCTAATTGACCAAACCCAATCGATGCCAGTTGTTAGGATACAGCAGGTAAGGAAAGGGAGAAGAAGAAATCTAGGTGTTTGAAGCACAACATGAAGAGATAGAAAAATGGGAATCCAACTTCAGATTCCCCGGTTATATTAAGGTAAGCGAAACAGAGAATTCAATACTGGTTTTTTCTATATTGTTTTTACAAAACCACAGTTCCATGGATATATTGTGGTAGGATCAGCAGACAAAATGCATGTACAAAAACAAACCAGTGGTATTTTCATATCAATAGTTCGCTGAATTTTTCATTATTCTCCTATTGATGTATTCTAGATGGAAAcctaaacattatttttttttttaaggaaacgcCCGGGTGATCGCACTCACTCTATTATTGAGTGGCTGTCAAACAAGCTTTcagtaaaataaatgaaataccCATTATCATATAACTTCTATCTGAGTTAAAATgccatatttctttttatattcctTGCACTAATTTCTTTGCACGTAATAATGTTGAAGCCCTCAAATTATTGGTtcaggaaattgaagaaaagcaGAAGCGAGGAGCAGGTGGTTCACCCTGTACCTCTGTCTCACCGCAGTGTGATAACAATCCTGCCAACAGGTTGCATGGTGGGAGATCATATGGTGTTTCACGACGTGGTTTCCGTGGTAACTTCGTTCCCCCTATAAAATCCAATGGGAACAATGCTGGAAATATGAGCGCACGAAATGCTGGAAAATGTGATGATTCTTTAGATGACTCTACAAGGAAATGGTTAGTAGTACAACCATCATATTACTCCTCAAATTCTTCTTGCTATTATCTTCCGTAACTCATTCATTCTCTTTGCGTAACACATTCCAATGTCCAAATGACtattatttcaaactttttccagacattttctcaaaaagaatattgatttcACTATCTGCTCATCTATATAACTATCGGTGGGGAGATTTACCTTTACCTGAAATCGCTACTCTAGTCTCTAGGCCCTTTTATGTACTGTATTCAATTTGTGACGTTTCCTTCACCCCCCGCAAATATTAACATagtgattttttcttttatctttatttttaattataggCATATGAGACTAGTTCCCAGTAAATCGTTGATCTCAATCATGTTTGGATAATATATGCAACTTCCTTATATACTTCGTATGCTTGTAGTTTGGAAATCCTGTGTGGTCCTGATGGCGAGCTTCCAGAGAAATTGAGGAATTTGGAACCTCGCCTCATTGAACATGTTAGTAACGAGATCATGGATAAAGATCCCAATGTCCGGTGGGATGATATTGGTAAATATAAAAACCTGGTCATCTTTATACTCAGCTCACCAAATTGGCATTTTGCATAATCATGGAAATAAGTATATGTCGTTTAATGACAATGTAGCTGGATTGGAGCATGCCAAGAAATGTATTGATGAGATGGTAATATATCCTTTGCAACGTCCTGACATATTCATGGGCTGTCGTTCACCTGGGAGGGGTCTTCTTTTGTTTGGTCCACCAGTAAGTACAAATTTCTCCTGTGATGGTATAAATTGCCAAGACTCTGGTCTTTAATCTCT is a window of Vigna unguiculata cultivar IT97K-499-35 chromosome 4, ASM411807v1, whole genome shotgun sequence DNA encoding:
- the LOC114181496 gene encoding ATPase family AAA domain-containing protein FIGL1 produces the protein MEEMKEKNWRMEAEENLQRLQSLLLGAEHALAREDFASAHVLALRLLGFLDVKSYSDAVDEAFLQPTRRDALSKLHTARKSLTPLSDRQAFEQAKKSPGYIFGTTGDIDIEKIQSSKYFRALVNQSKEKDAYKLIDHLGKQDKTGSKASKQMVQTKLPSMYGKSSLWTSNCSQSSLNMKNYSSEDCRILGRPQSQASHTKGLGVSSIFQVEGEERAFGNTFSTKRVHVEANSPRVGYLKSPSNKDEVHPDVCGKGFITARAKLEIEEKQKRGAGGSPCTSVSPQCDNNPANRLHGGRSYGVSRRGFRGNFVPPIKSNGNNAGNMSARNAGKCDDSLDDSTRKCLEILCGPDGELPEKLRNLEPRLIEHVSNEIMDKDPNVRWDDIAGLEHAKKCIDEMVIYPLQRPDIFMGCRSPGRGLLLFGPPGTGKTMIGKAIAGEAKATFFYISASSLTSKWIGEGEKLVRALFGVASCRQPAVIFVDEIDSLLSQRKSDGEHESSRRLKTQFLIEMEGFDSGSEQILLIGATNRPQELDEAARRRLTKRLYIPLPSSEARAWIVRNLLQKDGLFNLSNEEMDIICNLTEGYSGSDMKNLVKDASMGPLREALRQGIEITKLKKEDMRTVTLQDFEYSLREVRPSVSPNELGTYDQWNKQFGSLSL